In the Streptomyces coeruleoprunus genome, ACAACCCCGTGTACGAGGCGTGTGCCCGGTCCCTGCGGCTGGACGACGGCGAGATCAGGCTGATGGTGACGGGGCCGTTCAACGAGTCGGACCTGGGCGTGGCCTGCTACCACTCCAAGGTGGGGGCGGTCGAGCTGTTCCTCAATCACCTGGTGGACGGCCCGGAGGAGTACGTCGTCGTCGACATGACGGCCGGGTCGGACTCGTTCGCGTCCGGGATGTTCACCCGCTTCGACATGACGTTCCTGGTGGCCGAGCCGACCCGCAAGGGCGTGTCCGTGTACCGCCAGTACAAGGAGTACGCGCGGGACTTCGGGGTGGCTCTGCGGGTCGTCGGCAACAAGGTCCAGGGCCCGGACGACGTGGACTTCCTCCGCGAGCAGGTGGGGGACGACCTGCTGGTGACGGTCGGGCAGTCGGACTGGGTCCGGGCCATGGAAAAGGGCCGTCCGGCTCCGTTCGTCTCACTGGAGCCGCAGAACCGGACGGCCCTGGGGACACTGCTGGCGGCCGCCGACGCGACGTACGGGCGCCGGGACTGGGAGCGCTACACGCGCCAGATGGTGCACTTCCACTTGAAGAACGCCCAGAGCTGGGGGAACGCGAGGACGGGCACCGACCTGGCCGCGCAGGTGGACCCGGCCTTCGTCCTGAGCGAGGCGGTCC is a window encoding:
- a CDS encoding ATP-binding protein, producing MKIAFVGKGGSGKTTLSSLFIRHLAAAGAPVVAVDADINQHLGTALGLEDAEAAALPAMGERLPLIKDYLRGSNPRIASADMMIKTTPPGEGSRLLRIREDNPVYEACARSLRLDDGEIRLMVTGPFNESDLGVACYHSKVGAVELFLNHLVDGPEEYVVVDMTAGSDSFASGMFTRFDMTFLVAEPTRKGVSVYRQYKEYARDFGVALRVVGNKVQGPDDVDFLREQVGDDLLVTVGQSDWVRAMEKGRPAPFVSLEPQNRTALGTLLAAADATYGRRDWERYTRQMVHFHLKNAQSWGNARTGTDLAAQVDPAFVLSEAVPQLS